From one Luteolibacter sp. SL250 genomic stretch:
- a CDS encoding helix-turn-helix transcriptional regulator: MSNATPEPLLGEEDIRAIVRLLGEVIAMRGDINACRRRLMEGLCQIVGADSWVWCMADIEPGRRLGHTGILHGGFDDERFSSFLQALNHPCQSDATRKIASELEEHKSHITRSLHQMEDPRYPVLKSDAGPFWEKADVGTVMVSLRPIESGGATGIGIYRRKNRPDFDSREVRIAHILLTEVPWLHYEKFPEKKVIGSLYPRLRTVLNLLCDGWDRKKTAAHLGISLQTVNGYVKEIFRHFEVHSQAELIARFGKGDGGDR; the protein is encoded by the coding sequence GTGAGTAACGCCACCCCGGAGCCGTTGCTGGGCGAGGAGGATATCCGCGCTATTGTCCGTCTGCTTGGTGAGGTGATCGCCATGCGAGGGGATATCAACGCGTGCCGCAGGCGCCTGATGGAAGGCCTGTGCCAGATTGTCGGTGCGGATTCGTGGGTATGGTGCATGGCGGATATCGAGCCGGGAAGGCGTCTCGGCCACACCGGCATCCTGCATGGAGGCTTCGACGACGAGCGATTCTCATCCTTCCTGCAGGCTCTCAATCACCCTTGCCAGAGCGACGCCACCCGCAAGATCGCCTCCGAACTGGAGGAGCATAAGAGCCACATCACCCGGAGCCTCCATCAGATGGAGGATCCGCGATATCCGGTGCTGAAGTCAGATGCAGGTCCGTTCTGGGAGAAGGCGGATGTCGGGACGGTGATGGTATCACTCCGTCCCATTGAGTCCGGCGGAGCCACCGGCATCGGCATCTACCGCCGCAAGAATCGTCCGGATTTTGACAGCCGGGAGGTTCGCATCGCCCACATCCTCCTCACGGAGGTTCCATGGTTGCACTACGAGAAATTTCCCGAAAAGAAGGTCATCGGCAGCCTCTATCCCCGCCTCAGGACGGTACTGAACCTCCTTTGCGACGGATGGGACCGGAAGAAAACCGCAGCCCATCTGGGGATCAGCCTCCAGACGGTGAACGGCTATGTGAAGGAGATCTTCCGCCACTTCGAGGTTCACTCGCAGGCAGAGCTGATCGCCCGGTTCGGGAAAGGGGATGGCGGGGACCGGTGA